DNA sequence from the Candidatus Sulfuricurvum sp. RIFRC-1 genome:
CGTCATATAACGTTTTTTAGGATGGCGTAGAAGTTCCTCTAATGATGGTAACGGATGATTCTGAAAATAGGTTTCCGAGTCTATGGCGAATTCAATCTGCTCTGAAGCTTCATTATAATCTTCGATTGGCATGGTATGTTCGAGTTTCATCAAGATGGAACGGACGCGTTCGATCCCGAATAGACGGATCAGTGTTTGGGTATCCTCTTGATTTGGTGTTGAGAGATAAATGGAAATGAGACTATTAATCTCTATAAGCAAATGATCTTGCCGTGACCATAAGAGATCAATACTAAACCACTCTTTTCGAAGTTTGACGAAACGGGTTTTAGGGCTAAATTTTGACGGTATATTTTTAAGCTGTAAATACTCTTCAGCCTCATCAAGGCTAATAGTACGAAGGAGGGTAAGGAGCTTTTGACGTTTTGGATTGGATTCCCAATCGCTGAGCGTACTATCAGCAATTTGAAACATTTTAGTGATTTCAGCAGTTGTCATATTCTCTTCCTCCTCGAAATTTATACAGTTATTATATCCGAATATCGGAATTTACACAATTTTTACATAATCACCGATATTTCTTCGGAAAATCAAACCCGATTATTTCAGCCGAATTTGCCCCGATACTCTCCCAGCTATCATTTTTCAACCGCATCGCTACAACCCCGCAGGTGGGAATGTTATCGATATCGCCGTCCGTGATAAGGTTGGCGCATTCGGTGAATTCTGGATTATGTCCGAAAACAAAAAGGGTATCGACACTCACAGGTATGTCTCGTATGAGGGTGAGGATGGTTTCGACATCGGAGGCGTAGAGGGCGTGATCGTAGCGGATCGACTCCGATGGATACGAGAGGGCTTCGGCAATGGCTATCGCGGTGGTTTTGGCGCGCAGAGCAGGGCTGGATAGGATGAGGTCGGGATGGATACCGCTCTCCAAAAGCTTCGACCCCATAAACGGAGCGTCATTGGAGCCCCGTTTGTTTAGGGGGCGGTCATAATCGCTCAAGGAGGGATCGTTCCGATCCGATTTGGCGTGACGGATGAGGTAGAGTGTTTTCATAGTAATAAGCTCCTATTTAAGAGGGAGTAATGGATTGTTGTTTATAAAGACTAAAAAGATATCCCCAATATCTCGGACAAAAGAACATCAAGGTCTTGGCGGGATGAACCCGCGAAAGCATTTTGCATAAAGAGATTGAGCCCTTTGTTATCGTGTTTGAGGAGCGGAACAATCTTAATCCCTGTGATCTCCGACATAAAATGCGATTCATCTCCCTCTTCGTAAGCATGCAGGAGAATAGAGCGGGAGAAGTTGTTGAGGATATGGTAGTAGATATGCAAGAACTCCGCTTCAAGTACTTTTAGCCCGTAGAGGTGAGTGACAATACGGGTTTCGTGGCTTACGATAGGGTGGACTTGGGAAGGTTTGATCGTGATGCCGATCTCCTCTTTGATCTCCCGTACAAGAGCTTCCATGAGGGTTTCATTTTCATTCACCGTGCCTCCGGGGAATCCCATCCGTCCATCCCATCGATCGATCATAATCATGGCGGGACATTTTAGGTGCTGCATATTGTCTTTAAAATATTTCCATGGGGAAATAGATTCGACGTAGATAGCTAAAAAAACGGCATTTCTTTTCGGATGATCACTCCATCCAAACGGTACTCTTTGGGTTGTCATGGTTCTCGCATTAATTTATGTATAGAATTTTATCGGTTAAATATCGCAGTCATCTTCATCATTATAATTGTCTCTTTTACGATTGATGAATTTAACAAATAGGTACAAAAGAGCAAGTACACCGAATAAAATATAATAGGAATCCATACTATCCTCTTTGGATTATAGATGGATAAATTATAGCACTCAATTATGAATTTAATGATTTTACAAAGTTGGATTCGAATTTGCATAGACTATACTGTTTTAATAATTTTTACGGAGGATTTTCACATGATGCCGACGCTGACAACCAACCAAAATATCACAATGCCCGCTCTCATCTATGGGACGGCATGGAAAAAAGAGCGTACCGCAGATTTGGTGGAGATGGCGATATTGAGCGGATTTCGAGGGATCGATACGGCGTGTCAGCCCAAACACTATGAAGAGCCGCTGGTCGGTGAAGCATTGGTTCGATTGGCCGCTGGGGGGATAGGGCGTGAAGAACTCTTTCTCCAAACCAAATTTACCCCCCTCTCAGGGCAAGATCCTAAGCAGATACCGTATGATCCGAATGCGGCTTTGGAGGTACAGGTTGAACAGTCATTTAAGACGTCACAGCGAAATTTGAAAACCGACTATGTTGATTCATTGGTGCTTCACTCTCCCCTTTTCCCGTACGCGAATCTCTCGACAGTATGGTCAGCGATGGAAAAAATCTATCTCAGCGGCGGTACGCGACAACTGGGAATTAGCAATTGCTATGATGTGGAACTTCTGAAGCGTTTGTACCGTGATGCCGAAGTGAAACCCTCCGTGGTGCAAAACCGGTTTTACGATCAGAGCGGATACGACATAGAACTTCGGGCATGGTGTGATGAGGTCGGAATCCTCTATCAGAGTTTTTGGAGCCTCACGGCCAATCCCCATATTTTAGCGAGTCGAGAGTTTTTTGCCCTGACCCAAGAGTACAATAAAACCGAAGCTCAGATACTTTATCGTTATTTGAATCATATCGGTATCGTGCCGTTGATCGGCTCTACTTCGCAGAAGCACATTACGGAAGATTTGGATATTTTCAGCTTTGAATTAAAAGCAGACGAAATCACAGCTATTAGTTCGCTTTTATTTGATCCGCAAATCCTTCACGATTCGGATGTACGCTAACACAAAAGGATTTAGTCATGAAAACAATTATCTTTGTGTTAGCCCTGTTGTC
Encoded proteins:
- a CDS encoding histidine phosphatase family protein, translated to MKTLYLIRHAKSDRNDPSLSDYDRPLNKRGSNDAPFMGSKLLESGIHPDLILSSPALRAKTTAIAIAEALSYPSESIRYDHALYASDVETILTLIRDIPVSVDTLFVFGHNPEFTECANLITDGDIDNIPTCGVVAMRLKNDSWESIGANSAEIIGFDFPKKYR
- a CDS encoding NUDIX hydrolase, whose product is MTTQRVPFGWSDHPKRNAVFLAIYVESISPWKYFKDNMQHLKCPAMIMIDRWDGRMGFPGGTVNENETLMEALVREIKEEIGITIKPSQVHPIVSHETRIVTHLYGLKVLEAEFLHIYYHILNNFSRSILLHAYEEGDESHFMSEITGIKIVPLLKHDNKGLNLFMQNAFAGSSRQDLDVLLSEILGISF
- a CDS encoding aldo/keto reductase; translation: MMPTLTTNQNITMPALIYGTAWKKERTADLVEMAILSGFRGIDTACQPKHYEEPLVGEALVRLAAGGIGREELFLQTKFTPLSGQDPKQIPYDPNAALEVQVEQSFKTSQRNLKTDYVDSLVLHSPLFPYANLSTVWSAMEKIYLSGGTRQLGISNCYDVELLKRLYRDAEVKPSVVQNRFYDQSGYDIELRAWCDEVGILYQSFWSLTANPHILASREFFALTQEYNKTEAQILYRYLNHIGIVPLIGSTSQKHITEDLDIFSFELKADEITAISSLLFDPQILHDSDVR